TCTCCTTGCCTCCTCAGATTGGAAGAGATACTCACTTTCCCCCTAACAGGTACCaagccctgggggaggggtgctttTCAAGGCTATAGGGCTGAGTGGTTCCTTTTTGCCTCCCCTTCCTAATAATAAGGCTCCTCTGGAGGGCCCCCAAAAGAGCTTAGGGGAGGAGCCCCGGTGGGTCGCTTCTGCAAAATGGGAGCTGTTGTTCCCTATGAGAGGTACTATGTAAGGGCGCAGGACACCTGGAGTTACGGTACGGGGTTGCTGGGATGTGTTAAAGGTCTGGAAACCTCGTAAGTGGTGGCTCTAAGGAAGTGAGCTGCCCCCTTCCCCACAACTGAgaccggggtggggcgcggggcaGACTGGTGGCGAGGCGTAAGCACGTGGGAGTGGGTTTGCTCTGGCCTCTAACTTCAGGGCTGCGTGGGTGGGGTGGGTCGGAAGAGCAGCAGGTGAAAGGTtagagaggggaaaggaggggaaagtTAATGGGGCTGGGCCTCTGGGAGTGTCAGGTGAGATTAGTCACCCATTTCTGGATTTGCGAGGACTTCGGGACACATGGGGCTTGGGAAGACCCCTATCGACATCCCGGAAAGCCTCCCTGAGCTCCGTTTCAGGGTTTGGTCCCGGGAAGCCCCCTACCAGACATCCCCCGCTGGGGCGGGACACGATCGGTTGCTGTGGCTCCAGGGGCGGTGGCCCACGGCTGCTCCAATCACCACCCAGCCGGGGGTTGGGGGCGTGGACGAGCCCTGGAAAAGTTAAGGCGGAATCCGtaggcggggcgggcgggggagtCCAGGGGTGCAGCCTTGCCGAGAAACTGGTTCGCAGTCCCCGCAGGGGGCGTTGGATGTGTCGGGACTGAGAGCTCAGGAGCCCAAGGGACGGATCCGGACCTAGCCAGCCCGCCAGGCCATGGCGCCCTCTGGGCTCCTCGTGATCGGCGCCTCCTTCGCCGCCTTCCGGGGGCTGCACTGGGGGCTGCAGCTTCTGCCCACGCCAGGATCTGCTGCCCAGGACCGTTGGAAGTGGCGGAACATCTGTGTCTCCCTGGTTCACAGCCTGCTTACGGGGGCCGGGGCGCTACTCGGGTGCGGGGCTTAGGGGTTTGGGAGGCACCGTggtgagggtgagagagaggggTGGAAGGCTGAGATTAGAAGACCCGGCGGCACCTTTAGAATCAATGTGAGGCCTCGAGAGTCTGAGACTGGGGTGGGGATGTAGATGGGTGGGCGGTGTGGATACGTCCACGGCGGGAGAATAAGATCTGGGTCTGCACAGACGCTGACCATGGCTCCCCCATCTCCTCCAGGCTGTCGCTCTACCCTCAGATGGCCGCCGACCCGATTCATGGCCACCCGCCCTGGGCCCTGGTGCTGGTGGCTATATCTGTGGGTGAGTCTGCAGGGAAGGCTGAACCGGTTTGGGGTGGGGGACAACCTTCCAACGGTGGGGTCTCCTTCCCTGGCCCGGCCCGCGATGGGGTTAAATGTTTCTGGCGGCTTTACTGAGAGAAACTCAAGAGCTGGGAAAAGGAGGGAGTGGAGATTCCTCTCCAGACAGTACGCTGGCTTGGAGGAAGCCTAACACCACCCTCCCCTCCTTGCCCCCAGGTTATTTCCTAGCCGATGGAGCTGACATGCTGTGGAACCAGACGTTGGGCCAGGCCTGGGAACTTCTTTGTCACCATTTGGTGGTGAGACTTGGGGAGAGGCAAGACAGGAAAGGAGGGATGCCTAGCCTGGGGTCCCCAATCTCTCACCAATTTTCTGTCCTATGACTTCCCAGAGAGTCTGAGCCCTGCTGGTGCTTGATCCTCCCAACCTTAGGCTGAATTGGGGGGGAGGGGATTGACTGCTGGCCACTGCTGGGAGTCTGAGCACTGTCTGCGGAGATTGTATTCCCACAGGTGTGGGAAACGTTGACTATGGAGCTTTTCTGAGGAGAGGGAGCCCCAGTATAGGGCGTGGGGATGGGTGTGAAAGCACAGGAATGCAAATGAAGGGGGTGGGGTTCCGTGCAGATGCTACAGCTCCAGGGGAGACAGCCTAGGCGCCAAACCTGCTTCAATTCTATGGAAGGGTTGTTTCAAGCCCATGCAGGCCCCTACCATAAGGGTAAGCATAAGGTAGGGTTTCGGGGAGGGGTGCCACAAAATGCTTGGGAGCCCCTGTCAAGGACTGGGATATTGGAACATGATGGGTGGTAGGTCATGGAAGgtcctctgacctctgaccttgGCTCCCCAGGTAGTGAGCTGCCTCAGCACCGCCATTCTCTCTGGCCACTATGTGGGCTTCTCTGTGGTGTCTCTGCTCCTGGAGCTGAACTCCACCTGCCTGCACCTACGGAAGCTGCTGCTGCTTTCTCGCCAGGCCCCATCCCTGGCCTTCAGTGTGACTAGCTGGGCCACCCTGGCTACCCTGGCCCTCTTCCGCCTGGTTCCGCTGGGATGGATGAGTCTGTGGCTGATCCGGCAACACCACCAGATACCTATTGCTCTGGTCATCCTTGGTGGAACTGGACTGGTCACTGTGGGTGCTACGAGCATCACACTGGGTGTCCGCATTTTGGTCAGTGATGTCCTGCGGTCTCGGCCCCGCCCACCCATCCCTGAGCACAAGGAAACCAAGGGCACCAGGACTTGTTGCGATGGTGAGCCTGTCACCAGGGATGATTCTACTCTCAACCTGAAAGACTGAAGAGAAGCCTCAGGCTCCTCCTCTGCCAGTCCTGGGGGAGGTAGAACCAGGACAAGGAGATGGTGGTCTTCAATGCACTGTCCCCCAGGGGTAAGGCCTGGACTGGGTTTTCAGTATCTCAGTTCCTCTTCCAGCTAACTCCTGCATTCCTAGGATCTGAGAAGAAATGCTAATAATATTCATGGATGGGTGGGAACCTGAGCTATTGTTCACTGAATCCCATCATCAGTTGACCGCCCTTTCCAGCAGACTAACTCCAGAGGTATAGCCTGTGTTACCAATAAAGGGTGGCAGGATGCGTGAAGCTGGATGAAAGTGCCAATGGGAACAGAGACCCTTCGCTTTAGCACAGGAACGGATGAGGAAAGATGAAGTCCTACTAGGATCAGAGAGAGATCTAGTACCAAAGGGGTGGGGTTGGAGAGAAGAGAGACCTCACCTATGACCAAAttatggcagagggaggagggcacAACAGGTGAACAGGTGCTATGCGTAGCCAGTAGGGATGGACGTAACGGTTGCCAAGAGACAGAAGAAATTGGACCACAACAATTGCTGGTGATATTTCTGGTTCTCAAAGTCACACTATTCTGTTTGTACTTCACCCTAGTCCTACTGTGTCCAGCatgttccttttgcttttttttagtgtcttctgaccttttcaaagaaaatgcagattcttagaGGAATGAGCACGGGGCTAGGTCTGTCTTCTCAGGACTGTACCGAAGTCCAGAGCCATAGCAGGAACTCAACCACCCGTTCTGGGTGCCCGGAGTAGGGTCTTCCCAGGGCCAGGCTTTCATGGAAGAACGagggcagaggcagaagcagaTGAGGTACGGCTTCCGCTCGGCTGCAGAGGAATTAAGGAATATCTGACTCTCTTCTGGGATTCATTTGCAAGCTCCCCTTTCTcccctgctacttctactgcatttttttctgttgcaCAAGACCCCTCCCTTCTTCAGGCAGAACATCCAGGTTATGGGAAGTGTAAGCAGATTAAAGTTGCTATTCTACTAAACAATGGACCGAAATAGATAACCCTTAATTATCCACAGAAAAGATACATGAGCAAAAGCCAGAGACAGGAAGATGAACGCATAAAGTGGAGCTTGAGAGAGACAAAGGGAATGAAAGAAACAGACATGTACTGATTGAAGGACAGATAGAAAAAGATTTGCTACAGAGACGAAGAGAGACGGAGGGCAAGACAGAATCCTTGGCAGAAATAGAGAAAGTCTGTTATAGATGCAGAGAAGAACGAAAATCATAGAATTGGTTAAATGGTCATAAACAAAGAGGAcaagcaaaatggaaataaaggctGACAGGAAGGGATCCCAAAGGTGGAAGGTACAGATAGTCTAGACAGTGAAACAGGGAGAGTGAGTGACAAGGAGGAACCACCAGATTCCCAGGAGACAGAGGTAATAGTGGCTGGTAGATTAGCAGAGGGAGACGAGAGAGAGGTGGAAATAGAGATGAGGGGGATGAGTCAGGGGAGCtgagaagcagaagaacagaaggTGGAGGAGGCAGTCAATGGAAAGATTCATTGACAGAAAAAGCAGGCAATATGTTGAGTTGGAGACGGGCAGAAAGACAAAGGACAAACAGCTACAGTGCACAACCCAGAGACAGGGGTTGACAGGAACTGAGAGGCAGAGACTGGTAGGACGATGAGAAGTAAGAATCGGGGATGTGAAATGACAGAAGAATAAGCAAAGGAACTGAAGAGAAGCACAGAaaacgggggtgggggagggcagaatGGTGAAATTAACATCCAGAGGAAGGACCGAGGAAAAGGAGGGagcacagagatggagagaggaaaaACCATCGTATAGATGggataaaagagagagagggactgTGAGATATCCCCATCAGAGAGTCATTAAAACCAAAGCACAAAGGGGGAAAATGATGAACAGAGACTGAGGAGAAACTGCGACAGTTGGAAGTAAACGCAGGCAGAAAACGAGCAGAGGGTTTGAATGTAATCAGACCAAAACCAGAGATGCAAAGGTGTGGAAGTTAAGGTAGAGAAACAAAGCAGAATTCTGTCAGAGTTTGTCCTTAACAGAAGTAGTATCTTCAAACCTCAATTTGCTATTTTAACCAAATGccttgattaatgaaaacattgttttcagctttcaaagaaaaagaaatgtgacaaACCCATGGGAGGAATCTCTTCCCTATGTGTTCGTGTCAATATTGATTCATTCCCAGCCCTACACCTTTTCTTTTGCCACTGCCATGAATTCATGGTCCAAGTGGGTTCCCTTCTTGGGGGACTCAAGGGTGCCCAAGAACTTGACCATTAGGGAAATATGGCTATTTCTATGGGTAAACTAGTAAAACCCATACAGGAAGGGATTAGCTAGCTGTGCAGGTAGGACATAAGTGGACACTTGAAGAATTTGGGATCACACACAAATTTCCATCATGGAGACCCAGTGAAACTTCAGGAAGGCAGGACTAGGATCGTGATTAAAATTTAGTGGACATCTCATCAACTGGACCAGCTATAGATGGTGGACCAGATAGAGATGAGATGATGGGAATCAAAGACCAATACTGGGAGCCTGGAAAAGAGAAGCTCAAAATTGCAGAGGTTGGCAGATGCTGTATTTGGTACAATGAGTTGGGTCACCACGGTGGTGCTGTCAGACCTCACCATGGCCCAGTGAAGTGGTCCTCAAGACTGATTCCATCCATGCCTACTGAGCTACTGGCTAATGAATTCTGTCTTATGGCACAGGGGAGGGGCTTTCCTGGATGGGAAACGTTGATATTTTATGGTCTCAGAACACTATCCTgatcaaaaattaataaattgctaTACAAATAATAGCATCGGTCTTTTGTGAGTATGGTTACTTTGAGTCACTTTTCTTGGCTCCAGTGGTATCCTAGTTTATAATGCATGCTGGATCATGGAAGATCCAGCATTTGCTGTGAGAAGATCTCTTGGCACTAACTCTTTGACCTACAGAGCCCTAAAGTGGGAACTttcctcgtggcacagtggttaagaatctgcctgccaatgcaggagacaggggtttgagccccggtctgggaagatcacacatgccgcagagcaactaagcctgtgcaccacaactactgaccctgcactctagagcccatgagccacaactactgagcccacacgccacagctactgaagcccgtgcgcctagagcccgagctctggaacaaagagaagccaccgcagtgagaagcccgcgcatcacaacaaagagtggcccccgctcgccgcaactagagagaaaggctgcacgcagcaacgaagacccaatgcagcaataaataaataaatgtatttttaaaaaagctctaaAGTGTTCTAAGATCCTCTACtatgaaaaaacaaatcaaatgtaTTCAGTAGAATGGATTTAGAGCAAGAGAATGGATTCAGACAATTGAGAGTGATTCTCAAATGCCAAGAGTTGAACCCAAAAGAGGCTTTTAGCTAAATTTATCTTGAGTTGACAAGaaaattagggaattccctggcagtccagtggttaggactctgcactttccaTGCCGAGGGCGAGggctggatccctggtcagggaactaagattctcgcaagccatgcggtgtggccagaaaaaaaagaaagttttttcttttctaaagagAAATCTCCACAACTGAATGGTCAAAGCATTGTTGAACATCAAACCTGTGTTTGTGCGGCTGAAGATTAGGAGCCCTCACTCTACAGGAGATTCCACAAGGAAAGTTATTCTTTAAAGAACTGTTCCTTC
This sequence is a window from Pseudorca crassidens isolate mPseCra1 chromosome 19, mPseCra1.hap1, whole genome shotgun sequence. Protein-coding genes within it:
- the TLCD2 gene encoding TLC domain-containing protein 2 translates to MAPSGLLVIGASFAAFRGLHWGLQLLPTPGSAAQDRWKWRNICVSLVHSLLTGAGALLGLSLYPQMAADPIHGHPPWALVLVAISVGYFLADGADMLWNQTLGQAWELLCHHLVVVSCLSTAILSGHYVGFSVVSLLLELNSTCLHLRKLLLLSRQAPSLAFSVTSWATLATLALFRLVPLGWMSLWLIRQHHQIPIALVILGGTGLVTVGATSITLGVRILVSDVLRSRPRPPIPEHKETKGTRTCCDGEPVTRDDSTLNLKD